From Pseudomonas fluorescens:
GCAGCGCCATGTAGCGCAGGTACTCGTTCATTTCTTCACGGGTAGCGGCCTTCTCAAGGTTCAGGTTGAGAATGGCCATCGACACGTTCGGCGTCGGCACACGGATCGCGTTACCGGTCAGCTTGCCAGCCAGCTCAGGCAGGGCCTTGGCAGCAGCGGTGGCAGCACCGGTCTCGGTGATCACCATGTTCAACGCGGCGCTACGGCCACGGCGATCGCCCTTGTGGAAGTTGTCGATCAGGTTCTGGTCGTTGGTGTACGAGTGAACAGTTTCGACGTGGCCGTTAACGATGCCGAACTTGTCATTCACTGCCTTCAGCACCGGCACGATGGCGTTGGTGGTGCAGGAAGCGGCGGACACGATCTTGTCGTCAGCAGTGATTTCAGTGTGGTTGATGCCGTGAACGATGTTCTTGAGCTTGCCTTTGCCAGGCGCGGTCAACACGACACGGGCGATACCCGGGCAGGTCAGGTGCTGGCCCAGGCCCTCGGCATCACGCCAAACACCGGTGTTGTCCACCAGCAGGGCGTCCTTGATGCCGTACTGGGTGTAGTCCACCTCAGTCGGGTTCTTCGCGTAGATCACCTGGATCAGGTTACCGTTGGCGGTGATGGTGTTGTTTTCTTCGTCGATGACGATGGTGCCGTTGAACGGGCCGTGTACCGAATCGCGACGCAGCAGGCTGGCGCGCTTGGTCAGGTCGTTCTCGGCGCCTTTGCGCACCACGATGGCCCGCAGGCGCAGGCCGTCGCCGCCACCGGTTTTTTCGATCAGGATGCGCGCCAGCAGGCGGCCGATACGACCGAAGCCGTACAGCACCACGTCGGTGCCTTTGCGGGCCGAGGCGTTTTGCTGGCCAACCACGTCGGCCAATTCTTCGCGGACGAACTGCTCGGCGGTACGGCCATTGCCTTCGTTGCGGAATTTATAGGCCAGCTTGCCCAGGTCCACCGAAGCCGCGCCGAGCTTGAGCTCGCTCATGGCCTTGAGCAGGGGGAATGTTTCGTGGACGGAGAGTTCGCTGTCGTCGGCAGAACGATGGCGAGCAAAGCGATGCGCCTTGAGAATCGCGATGACTGACTGGTTGATCAGGCTGCGGCCATAGATCGAGCTCACCACATTGTTATTGCGGTACAGCTGACCGATAAGCGGGATCATCGCTTCTGCGAGTGCTTCACGGTCGATCCATTCACCAAGACACTGGTCGGGCTTCTGAGTCACGGGAACCTTCCACATGTAGGGGCTGAAAAAAGGGGCTACATTATGCCGCCCGACCGCCCCCGGAGCAATGCGCCTCCTACAACAAAAAGCCCCACCCTGAAAAAGCCACCTCGCTGCAGCCCAGTAAATACGCGGGTTCCAGAAGGCCACTAGTGGAGCGAGTCAGGCGACTTGTCCGTAACCCTCCGAAAACCACGTACATTTTGGCACTACATATTGAGTCAAAACCCGGCATTGTTTGTCTTAGCCACCACATTTCCTACAAACCGTAATAGGCACAGTCAGCAACTGACAGGCGGCACCTTGGGCCGTTACAATTACCGACTTTGTCGCAACGCTTGGAGCTCAACCTTCCGTGCCCGTTCTGCGTCTACCGCTACTCCCTGCCGCGGCAGGTAAACAGCACTGGGGCAACCTGCCCGGTGCCGCCCTGAGCCTGGCCATTGCCGAGGCTGCCAGCGCAGCCAAGCGCTTTACCCTGCTGCTCACCGCCGACAGCCAAAGCGCCGAACGGTTGGAGCAGGAGCTGAGCTTCTTCGCCCCCGATTTGCCGGTGCTGCATTTTCCTGACTGGGAAACCCTGCCCTACGATCTGTTCTCGCCGCACCAGGACATCATCTCCCAGCGCATCGCCAGCCTGTACCGCCTGCCGGAACTGGCCCACGGCGTGCTGGTGGTGCCGATCACCACCGCCCTGCACCGCCTGGCGCCGACCAAGTTCCTGCTGGGCAGCAGCCTGGTGCTGGATATCGGCCAGAAGCTCGATGTGGAACAGATGCGCACGCGCCTGGAAGCCAGCGGCTACCGTTGCGTCGACACGGTGTACGAACACGGTGAGTTCGCGGTACGCGGTGCGCTGATCGACCTGTTCCCGATGGGCAGCAAGTTGCCGTACCGCATCGACCTGTTCGATGACGAAATCGAGACCCTGCGCACCTTCGACCCAGAGAACCAGCGCTCCATTGATAAAGTCGAGTCGATCAAGCTGCTGCCGGCACGGGAATTCCCGCTGCAAAAGGACGCGGTGACCCGCTTCAAGGCGCGCTTTCGTGAACGCTTCGACGTCGACTTCCGTCGCTGCCCGATCTTCCAGGACCTGAGCAGCGGGATTACCCCGGCCGGTATCGAGTACTACCTGCCGCTGTTCTTCGACGAAACATCCACCCTCTTCGATTACCTGCCTCAGGACACTCAGGTGTTCTCGCTGCCAGGCATCGAGCAAGCGGCAGAAAACTTCTGGAACGATGTGCGCAACCGCTATGAAGAACGCCGCGTCGATCCATCCCGTCCTTTATTACCGCCCGCCGAGCTGTTCCTGCCGGTGGAAGACTGCTTCGCCCGCCTGAAAAACTGGCCGCGCGTGGTCGCCAGCCAACAGGACGTGGAGCCCGGCGTCGGCCGCGAGCGCTTCCCCGCGCACGTGCTGCCGGACCTGGCGATCCAGGCCAAGGCCAACCAGCCCCTGGAAGCACTGTCCAACTTCCTTGGCGACTTCTCTGGCCGCGTGCTGTTTACCGCCGAATCCGCCGGCCGTCGCGAAGTCCTGCTTGAACTGCTCGAACGCCTGAAGCTGCGTCCGAAAACCGTCGACAGCTGGCCGGACTTCGTCGCCAGCAAGGACCGCCTGGCGATCACTATCGCGCCACTGGATGAAGGTTTGCTGCTGGACGATCCGGCCCTGGCGCTGATCGCCGAAAGCCCCCTGTTCGGCCAGCGCGTGATGCAACGTCGCCGTCGCGAAAAACGCGCCGACGCCAACAACGACGCGGTAATCAAGAACCTCACCGAGCTGCGCGAAGGCGCGCCGGTGGTGCATATCGACCACGGTGTCGGTCGCTACCTGGGCCTGCAGACCCTGGAAATCGACAACCAGGCCGCCGAATTCCTCACCATGGAGTACGCCGAAGGCGCCAAGCTCTATGTACCGGTGGCCAACCTGCACCTGATCGCGCGCTACACCGGCAGCGACGACGCCCTGGCGCCATTGCACCGCCTGGGCTCCGAAACCTGGCAGAAAGCCAAGCGCAAGGCCGCCGAACAGGTGCGCGACGTCGCCGCTGAGTTGCTCGACATCTATGCGCGGCGTGCGGCGCGCGAAGGCTACGCGTTCGCCGACCCGAAAGCCGACTACGCCACCTTCAGCGCCGGCTTCGCTTTTGAAGAAACCCCAGACCAGCAAACCACCATCGAAGCTGTGCGCGCCGACATGCTCGCGCCCAAGCCGATGGACCGCCTGGTGTGCGGCGACGTGGGCTTTGGCAAGACCGAAGTGGCCATGCGCGCAGCCTTCATCGCGGTGCACGGCGGCAAACAAGTGGCGATCCTGGTGCCCACCACCCTGCTCGCCCAGCAGCACTACAACAGCTTCCGCGACCGCTTTGCCGACTGGCCGGTGACCGTGGAAGTGATGAGCCGCTTCAAGTCGACCAAGGAAGTGAATGCCGCCGTCGCCGACCTGGCGGAAGGCAAGATCGACATCGTGATCGGTACGCACAAGCTGTTGTCGGACGATGTGAAGATCAAGAACCTGGGCCTGGTGATCATCGACGAAGAACACCGCTTCGGGGTGCGCCAGAAAGAACAGCTCAAGGCCCTGCGCAGCGAGGTGGACATTCTCACCCTCACCGCCACACCGATTCCGCGCACGCTGAACATGGCGGTGTCGGGCATGCGCGACCTGTCGATCATCGCCACGCCGCCGGCACGCCGACTGTCGGTGCGCACCTTCGTGATGGAGCAGAACAAAAGCACGGTCAAGGAAGCCCTCCTGCGCGAATTGCTGCGCGGCGGCCAGGTGTACTACCTGCACAACGACGTGAAGACCATCGAGAAATGCGCGGCCGAACTCGCCGAACTGGTGCCGGAAGCACGCATTGCCATCGGCCACGGGCAGATGCGCGAACGCGATCTCGAACAGGTGATGAGCGACTTTTATCACAAGCGCTTCAACGTGCTGATCGCCTCGACCATCATCGAGACCGGCATCGACGTGCCGAGCGCCAACACCATCATCATCGAACGCGCGGACAAGTTCGGCCTGGCACAACTTCATCAGTTGCGCGGCCGGGTCGGGCGCAGTCACCACCAGGCGTATGCCTACCTGCTGACACCACCGCGCCAACAAATTACCGGCGACGCCGAAAAGCGCCTGGAAGCCATCGCCAACACCCAGGACCTCGGTGCCGGTTTTGTGCTGGCCACCAACGACCTGGAAATCCGCGGCGCCGGCGAACTGCTCGGCGACGGCCAGAGCGGGCAGATCCAGGCCGTGGGTTTCACCCTGTATATGGAGATGCTCGAACGCGCGGTGAAAGCCATCCGCAAGGGCGAGCAGCCGAACCTCGACCAACCCCTGGGCGGTGGCCCGGAGATCAACCTGCGCCTGCCGGCGTTGATTCCCGAGGACTACCTGCCGGACGTGCATGCGCGGTTGATCCTGTACAAGCGCATCGCCTCGGCCACCGACGAAGAAGGCCTCAAGGACCTGCAGGTGGAAATGATCGACCGCTTCGGCCTGTTGCCCGAGCCGACCAAGAACCTGGTGCGCCTGACCTTGCTCAAATTGCAGGCCGAGCAACTGGGGATCAAGAAGGTCGACGCGGGGCCGCAAGGCGGGCGCATCGAGTTCGAAGCGCAGACGCCGGTGGACCCGTTGGTACTGATCAAGTTGATCCAGGGCCAGCCCAACCGCTACAAGTTCGAAGGGGCTACGCTGTTCAAGTTCATGGTGCCGATGGAGCGCGCCGAAGAACGCTTCAATACCCTGGAGGCGCTGTTCGAGCGCCTCATCCCGAAATCTGCTTGAAGGACGCCCCAATGCGCGTGTTCCGCATTCTGAGCCTGTTGTTAGTGGTACTTGCACCCTCGGCATTTGCCGACAGCCTGTACCAGGTTGAAATGATCCTGATACGCCAGAACGCGGAGCCAGAGATGAGCAACCGCGCCGCACCGGAAGATTGGGATGCCGGCGCGGTGCGCCTGGGCGACAGAATGAGCCCGCCGCGCCTGGCCAACATCGCCGACAAACTGCGCGCCGACGCCAACTACACCGTGCTCGCCCATAAAGCCTGGGAACAGAACCTGGGTGAGCAGCCGGTAAAAATCGCGATCGCCGAGGGGGCGGAACAGTTTGGCCAATTCCCCATCGAAGGGGTATTGAGCCTGCAACTGGGGCGCTTTACCGATATCGATGCCGACTTCTGGGTCAACCAGTTCGACAGCAACGGCAGCGTGATCGCCAGCGAACACCTGAGCCAGAAGGACGTGCGCACCAAGAACAACCAGCTCAACTACCTGGACGGCGGCCGCCTGGCGCTGCTGATCAAGATCACCTCGTTGACCGTCAAACAACCCAGCGCACCACCGCCCGATATTCAGGACTGATCCAGCGCCATGCCCCTGACGTCGTCGCTGACCAAACCCCTGGCCCCTTCGTGGGCCAATCGCTTCAAAGAGCAAAGCCTGGAGCGTGGGCGGCGCTACGCCCTGGAGAACCGCGTACGTATCGTCGAGTCCGGTGACAGCACGATCATCGCCAGTTGCGAAGGCTCGGGCAGCAACGTCTATCGGCAGACCATTTCACTGCGCGAGTCCGCCAAGGGCATGCTGATCCTGGTGGACAGCCGCTGCACCTGCCCGGTCCATACCAACTGCAAACATATCGCGGCGGTGTTGCTCAAGGTCCAGGAAACCCTGGCCTACCCCGCCGCCGCCCAGGATGCCGAACTGCTGGGAAAACTCCAGGCGGTGCTGGATAACCGCGTGGTACTGCCGCAGGTGGTGATGGAGGACGTGCTGCCAGTACCACGGCTGTGGCTGGCCAGCGTCGAATTCAGCGCGTTCGAGCCGCGCAACGGCAAGATGCAGCGCTATATCCAGCACCGTGCGGCACTGTCGTTCAACTATCTGGGCAACTATGTCAGCGGGCAAAAGAACGCCGACATCATCGTGCGCCAGGAAACCCAAAGCCTGCGTATCAAGCGTCATCCCGAGCTGGAACAGCCCTATCGCGAACAACTGCGCCTGCTCGGTTTCAAGATCGCCACGCGCCAGAGCAAGGCCCTGCCGGAAAGCGCCGGCGAACTGTTCGAGATGGTCAATGACAGCGCCTGGCTGAACTTCACGCTCAACTCGTCGCCGACGCTGCGCGCCGAAGGCTGGGAGTTGCAGATCGACGAGGACTTCGGCTTCGACCTCAGCCCGGTGGACGACTGGTACGCCACCGTCGATGAAGCGCCGGAACGCGACTGGTTCGACCTGGAACTGGGGATCATCGTCAATGGCGAGCGGCTGAGCCTGCTGCCGATCCTGCTCAACCTGATGCGCTCGCACACCGAGCTTCTCAACCCGGAGAAACTCGCACGGCGCCGCGACGAAGAGTTGATCCTGGTGAATATCCCCGGCCTGCCCAATGGCGGCCATGGCCCGCTGCAAGTGGCATTGCCCTATGGCCGCTTGAAACCCGTGCTGGCCACCTTGGGCGAGTTCTACCTGCAGGACCCCGGCACCACCACCCTGCGCCTGGCCAAGGCCGATGCGATTCGCCTGAACCCGCTGGAAGACCTGCCCCTGCAATGGGAAGGCGGCGAAAAAATCCGCAACTTCGCCCAGCGTCTGCGGGATATCAAGGACTTCACCTGTGTCGCGCCCGAAGGCTTGAACGCGACGTTGCGCCCCTATCAGCTGGAAGGCTTGAGCTGGATGCAGTCACTGCGCCAACTGGACGTCGGCGGGATTCTTGCCGATGACATGGGCCTGGGCAAAACCCTGCAAACCCTGGCGCATATTCTCAGCGAGAAAATCGCCGGGCGCCTGGACCGGCCTTGCATGGTGGTGATGCCCACCAGCCTCATACCCAATTGGCTCGATGAAGCCGCGCACTTCACCCCGCAACTCAAGGTGCTGGCGCTGTACGGTGCCGCGCGCAAAAAGCACTTCGCCACATTGCAGGACTATGACCTGCTGCTGACCACCTATGCGCTGTTGCCCAAGGACATCGAGCACCTCGCCACCCAGCCCCTGCATGTGCTGATCCTCGATGAAGCCCAGTACATCAAGAACCCTTCGAGCAAGGCGGCCCAGGCAGCACGTCAGCTCAATGCACGGCAGCGCCTGTGCCTGAGCGGCACGCCGCTGGAAAACCACCTGGGTGAGTTGTGGTCGCTGTTCCACTTCCTGCTGCCGGGCTGGCTGGGTGACGTTAAAAGCTTCAACCGCGATTACCGCGCGCCCATCGAAAAGCGCGGCAGCGATGTGCGACTGCAACACCTCAACGGCCGGATCAAACCCTTCCTGTTGCGCC
This genomic window contains:
- the mfd gene encoding transcription-repair coupling factor, whose amino-acid sequence is MPVLRLPLLPAAAGKQHWGNLPGAALSLAIAEAASAAKRFTLLLTADSQSAERLEQELSFFAPDLPVLHFPDWETLPYDLFSPHQDIISQRIASLYRLPELAHGVLVVPITTALHRLAPTKFLLGSSLVLDIGQKLDVEQMRTRLEASGYRCVDTVYEHGEFAVRGALIDLFPMGSKLPYRIDLFDDEIETLRTFDPENQRSIDKVESIKLLPAREFPLQKDAVTRFKARFRERFDVDFRRCPIFQDLSSGITPAGIEYYLPLFFDETSTLFDYLPQDTQVFSLPGIEQAAENFWNDVRNRYEERRVDPSRPLLPPAELFLPVEDCFARLKNWPRVVASQQDVEPGVGRERFPAHVLPDLAIQAKANQPLEALSNFLGDFSGRVLFTAESAGRREVLLELLERLKLRPKTVDSWPDFVASKDRLAITIAPLDEGLLLDDPALALIAESPLFGQRVMQRRRREKRADANNDAVIKNLTELREGAPVVHIDHGVGRYLGLQTLEIDNQAAEFLTMEYAEGAKLYVPVANLHLIARYTGSDDALAPLHRLGSETWQKAKRKAAEQVRDVAAELLDIYARRAAREGYAFADPKADYATFSAGFAFEETPDQQTTIEAVRADMLAPKPMDRLVCGDVGFGKTEVAMRAAFIAVHGGKQVAILVPTTLLAQQHYNSFRDRFADWPVTVEVMSRFKSTKEVNAAVADLAEGKIDIVIGTHKLLSDDVKIKNLGLVIIDEEHRFGVRQKEQLKALRSEVDILTLTATPIPRTLNMAVSGMRDLSIIATPPARRLSVRTFVMEQNKSTVKEALLRELLRGGQVYYLHNDVKTIEKCAAELAELVPEARIAIGHGQMRERDLEQVMSDFYHKRFNVLIASTIIETGIDVPSANTIIIERADKFGLAQLHQLRGRVGRSHHQAYAYLLTPPRQQITGDAEKRLEAIANTQDLGAGFVLATNDLEIRGAGELLGDGQSGQIQAVGFTLYMEMLERAVKAIRKGEQPNLDQPLGGGPEINLRLPALIPEDYLPDVHARLILYKRIASATDEEGLKDLQVEMIDRFGLLPEPTKNLVRLTLLKLQAEQLGIKKVDAGPQGGRIEFEAQTPVDPLVLIKLIQGQPNRYKFEGATLFKFMVPMERAEERFNTLEALFERLIPKSA
- a CDS encoding DEAD/DEAH box helicase, which produces MPLTSSLTKPLAPSWANRFKEQSLERGRRYALENRVRIVESGDSTIIASCEGSGSNVYRQTISLRESAKGMLILVDSRCTCPVHTNCKHIAAVLLKVQETLAYPAAAQDAELLGKLQAVLDNRVVLPQVVMEDVLPVPRLWLASVEFSAFEPRNGKMQRYIQHRAALSFNYLGNYVSGQKNADIIVRQETQSLRIKRHPELEQPYREQLRLLGFKIATRQSKALPESAGELFEMVNDSAWLNFTLNSSPTLRAEGWELQIDEDFGFDLSPVDDWYATVDEAPERDWFDLELGIIVNGERLSLLPILLNLMRSHTELLNPEKLARRRDEELILVNIPGLPNGGHGPLQVALPYGRLKPVLATLGEFYLQDPGTTTLRLAKADAIRLNPLEDLPLQWEGGEKIRNFAQRLRDIKDFTCVAPEGLNATLRPYQLEGLSWMQSLRQLDVGGILADDMGLGKTLQTLAHILSEKIAGRLDRPCMVVMPTSLIPNWLDEAAHFTPQLKVLALYGAARKKHFATLQDYDLLLTTYALLPKDIEHLATQPLHVLILDEAQYIKNPSSKAAQAARQLNARQRLCLSGTPLENHLGELWSLFHFLLPGWLGDVKSFNRDYRAPIEKRGSDVRLQHLNGRIKPFLLRRTKEQVATELPPKTEIIHWVDLNEAQRDVYETMRLAMDKKVRDEITRKGVARSQIIILEALLKLRQVCCDLRLINDASLPARGSSSGKLDSLMEMLEELFAEGRRILLFSQFTSMLGLIEAELKKRGVAYALLTGQTRDRRTPVKDFQSGKLQIFLISLKAGGVGLNLTEADTVIHYDPWWNPATENQATDRAYRIGQEKPVFVYKMIARGTVEEKIQHLQKEKSDLAAGVLDGRTTGDWQLGNDDIEALFAPLPNKQEKR
- a CDS encoding CsiV family protein, yielding MRVFRILSLLLVVLAPSAFADSLYQVEMILIRQNAEPEMSNRAAPEDWDAGAVRLGDRMSPPRLANIADKLRADANYTVLAHKAWEQNLGEQPVKIAIAEGAEQFGQFPIEGVLSLQLGRFTDIDADFWVNQFDSNGSVIASEHLSQKDVRTKNNQLNYLDGGRLALLIKITSLTVKQPSAPPPDIQD
- a CDS encoding glyceraldehyde-3-phosphate dehydrogenase; translated protein: MWKVPVTQKPDQCLGEWIDREALAEAMIPLIGQLYRNNNVVSSIYGRSLINQSVIAILKAHRFARHRSADDSELSVHETFPLLKAMSELKLGAASVDLGKLAYKFRNEGNGRTAEQFVREELADVVGQQNASARKGTDVVLYGFGRIGRLLARILIEKTGGGDGLRLRAIVVRKGAENDLTKRASLLRRDSVHGPFNGTIVIDEENNTITANGNLIQVIYAKNPTEVDYTQYGIKDALLVDNTGVWRDAEGLGQHLTCPGIARVVLTAPGKGKLKNIVHGINHTEITADDKIVSAASCTTNAIVPVLKAVNDKFGIVNGHVETVHSYTNDQNLIDNFHKGDRRGRSAALNMVITETGAATAAAKALPELAGKLTGNAIRVPTPNVSMAILNLNLEKAATREEMNEYLRYMALHSDLHKQIDFVNSQEVVSTDFVGSRHAGVVDAEATISQDNRVVLYVWYDNEFGYSCQVVRVMEDMAGVNPPAFPR